The Bombus terrestris chromosome 16, iyBomTerr1.2, whole genome shotgun sequence genome includes a region encoding these proteins:
- the LOC100643786 gene encoding calcineurin-binding protein cabin-1, translated as MIKISALNEESSEESEEEDLPSITKEAQEQIALTEYNKALVLLKENKQEDALNIFKDLLETELLDEVEKPEIPDGRSRPMLSLKYSCFKNIGAIQAMLGNYDEAVENYWEAANLDDTDVTLWYRIGILAMKISNLELACSSFKQGLKCNANHWPCLDNMITALYAVPDYMNCLLYISMALERDPNYVKGLAFRDKIFKDIPCLEECYKLYNSNWQLDPPLYTQYDHQIGDKLIEEAKDIARRWAETCRVEFCPKPLPDLTLRKPIKNYTWLDLGECLLDMHRYITENNLSFVSRINLTVHNSEETAKTHTEGDTQGNNDVNTDQEVLQNTITENENEGEESMKMEIDDENSPCETFDDNQCGGAESMMDIEIVDDKKSCSSDVQIIDDEDLLRISDTDAVQFEEQSQVKNDLDEQNNFEVDENGDHGDKLQLEKILDDAGNEAQNDNISDKDSNKSNDEKDSKKEEEVQCKVEEKLNEKIEGKEEVQKVKKRRRSALCFLQQWAWSCNSMRRSARVRSSNRREAERDDVQLEETLRRIFPSTLLPDTVKLTKDDHSKNMDDSMDTMDLYQLFANQENNRNTIETVKSSDSSKSPSPETSQQQNYFGTESEITEVNMFINEHSSKSNLMIIIAKYTEFLSTKWNQEWSKGILEIYLQAYTFMREHIPHPSPFEEDIDDDILKLDTEMTLLFGELHTDKWLSNKPDIVPFSTLDKLGTGMPSEELGHIIFTSVRRDILNEENILIFLRVLWLKANIFLCQGDTDIVIETLELLLSHMQELAKQNKMVYLKLPNCKYHSNISIKIVEKKLKSIQRGQKLGEIQNLYDEKKYAELAYILQDTFKFAKQGNKFLSVNDNIVDRVQQLSMLLDSLWQLQQYEECYVWAEACLNEAWQNYLNASDDIEQKKWTRSILMALEKLEACTIEVSTFVVKYLPEARLSRLVQNLVHIVCNQLDVSENTVEMPLETVLPWILLHYVLQYKEDKERAKAESSYKNKHSSNYSESDDEDEGVPASIMILFIAHDFMGRHSWCCYNEAKLLFFTLNLVIPKLETPQFSSIKSKVSKYLEQIFYCLYGHYNKVNKGRPKHIEDHGVPQMKMTWEGAQLLFNFYKPKQIPEFHSPRTLTINADTEDLFKRIIKLIPQESDPNQVIDEMMAYIMGERDTMPTVKKLLPHSMSTIYYLLADFCFKNCKWSPAIRYYLLDLCFHPTRLSSWTGLAMSSGTVIETWLNKYKPINEDSLLAKAKLTQSSYRHAVELDSCNHIIWTEYGTFAYVVHSFCSRLLKQETDTLSMERFEILETRKEEMLEIAYQCFQACARLFIGTKDGTIPHDERWLYQYMLGKIAEKKNQDPPIYLEHYAKASELLYHNNAQYPRRISHKCPQHFSVEALEVHYRIHASILKYLEQHEGKPLKKSLGQLLQFHLEKCAKGPFMKYTSKLNEKIKEENLFTSNKNAGGEVEFTAEGDRNIVTIGRRSNSIEEIEIIDRTNKGFGTSQRIEQGKTEARKRSLAEVSQDNAKRIKLGNVSHLQLMQDVVALIDDVITKVCDMVSQKEKNDEIMVLSSDESNESKSQRKKLKKTIEKTKVNVKSEDNKKDSLTSLKIGTVFESEGKSENVQDLMDALMKQAMEISQETRQSSPEDEDTRKFEGKWLQNEDLQLGNKEMKDKPPDKKKLASTTKEELTLSRRGSQESTTTTQTTTTTTETNNSSSSSSDESSSSDDSSDSDSSSDTESDSGESESERKKEDSVFVQKEENMTEEEVATLITYCLAGLEQCILRFSEHYKSFYRLSHFFFNNKTAKDIIKCRNLLLDSYNCQFYREERFQGLFADRKSTNFFNGVWHIPNREVDRPGSFAFHMSRSVTLLMQVLKETNDGRMLMQLSVQLGKIPESDKKYLRDSEREQLSCQALTLCLQSLRTKMQLMGTSTSDLASNTNTDARTQVLLDTYWVYQRALKSFQTKEQTIQTLASLLVDTYKTYIGNKNLEGNVLETATKYCNDYNYNRTVLNKFFSSLDKPPTENQTQPQATSPTPVVASQPQVTSTSPQSSQNRKPYRNLTSTGRPRGRPPNVNKYLQAMQQSSNAMNQFNAKPPFANYMGASGNRSLMNPYFIHPLVDPNMLSALLTSGLGNSMMDPLSAMNYLNQIGNYQDILRQYQNNLTSLSNLTSGLSNTIATAPNISSVPTMSTSSSSMNVAPTMSNLSNLNNLTVQQLLSLSNSTATTVRSTPMYEQATTTKTTTTVSITKDRPSISITPVNTVPPKSKPSKQSPQNDSLPVQLPKSLQISQPSKPILQPPTTQVSLLKPSIIQTHVKTSPPKQISAPQIRVSKSLTEPQPAHNPSLSHSPLKSSATTNPSVIPQVVHTVLSPSIGMKQTLSMNVPTSHSGTSLQHKLLSKKNSQRSYSQMNVQNVVRKTKPAKTMSALPSNLSNILSAMPGNSTMTQSPYIPPELSGISVSPVNPQASLKSPSTKYSQYKKSSTKTKPAPMDISSSLPSSYSQGNSVEAFSMLSQLKQHSHLEIIPQQKPQQMKTAMEYAKNLSSGVSVVQQKVSESLRPSDCKNIYDLPRGKSSNVSSKKGEKSTNDSVEIITLDD; from the exons atgatAAAGATATCGGCGTTGAACGAAGAATCCAGCGAAGAAAGTGAAGAGGAAGATTTACCGAGTATCACAAAAGAAGCTCAA GAACAAATAGCTCTTACCGAATATAATAAAGCTTTagtattattaaaagaaaataaacaagaAGATGCactgaatatttttaaagatcTTTTAGAAACTGAATTGCTAGACGAAGTTGAAAAACCTGAAATACCTGATGGTAGATCTAGGCCAATGTTgtcattaaaatattcttgtttcAAGAATATCGGGGCTATACAGGCCATGTTGGGAAATTACGATGAAGCTGTAGAAAATTACTGGGAAGCAGCTAATTTAGATGATACAGATGTAACATTATGGTATAGAATAGGTATCTTAGCTATGAAAATCTCAAATTTAGAATTGGCATGTTCATCATTTAAGCAAGGTTTAAAATGTAATGCAAACCATTGGCCATGTTTAGATAACATGATAACTGCCTTATATGCAGTTCCTGACTATATGAATTGTCTTTTGTACATTTCTATGGCATTAGAACGTGATCCCAATTATGTAAAAGGTTTAGCTTTTCgtgataaaatattcaaagacatTCCATGCCTTGAAGAATGCTATAAATTGTACAATAGTAACTGGCAATTAGATCCACCATTATATACTCAATATGATCATCAAATAGGAGATAAGTTAATAGAAGAAGCAAAGGATATTGCTAGAAGATGGGCAGAAACATGCAGAGTAGAATTCTGTCCTAAACCATTGCCAGATCTAACACTAAGAAAACCCATAAAAAACTATACTTGGTTAGATTTAGGAGAATGTTTATTGGATATGCATAGATATATtacagaaaataatttgagtTTTGTTAGTAGAATTAATCTAACTGTTCATAATTCTGAAGAAACAGCCAAAACTCATACTGAGGGAGATACTCAGGGAAATAATGATGTTAATACTGATCAGGAAGTATTACAAAATACCATAACAGAGAATGAAAATGAGGGTGAAGAATCAATGAAGATGGAAATAGATGATGAAAATTCTCCATGTGAAACATTTGATGACAATCAATGTGGTGGTGCCGAATCTATGATGGATATTGAGATAGTAGATGATAAAAAATCATGTTCCAGCGATGTACAAATAATAGATGATGAAGACCTCTTGAGAATTTCAGATACTGATGCTGTACAATTTGAAGAACAAAGTCAAGTAAAAAATGATTTAGATGAGCAAAATAACTTTGAAGTAGATGAAAATGGAGATCATGGAGATAAATTACAATTGGAGAAAATACTGGATGATGCTGGCAATGAAGCACAAAATGATAATATTAGTGATAAGGATAGTAACAAATCCAATGATGAAAAAGActcaaagaaagaagaagaggtaCAATGTAAGGTAGAAGAGAAATTGAATGAAAAGattgaaggaaaggaagaagtacaaaaagtgaaaaaaaggaGGAGAAGTGCTCTATGCTTTCTGCAACAATGGGCTTGGAGTTGCAACAGTATGAGACGTTCTGCAAGAGTAAGAAGTTCGAATAGAAGAGAAGCTGAAAGAGATGATGTCCAATTAGAAGAAACTCTTAGAAGAATTTTTCCTAGTACattatt GCCAGATACAGTAAAATTAACCAAAGATGATCATTCTAAAAATATGGACGATTCTATGGATACAATGGATTTATATCAATTGTTTGCTAatcaagaaaataatagaaatactaTAGAAACAGTTAAAAGTTCTGACAGTTCAAAATCTCCGAGTCCTGAAACAAG TCAACAACAAAATTATTTCGGTACAGAATCTGAGATAACCGAAGTAAATATGTTCATTAATGAACATAGTAGTAAGAGtaatttaatgataattatagcaaaatataCGGAATTTTTAAGCACCAAATGGAACCAAGAATGGTCTAAAGGAATATTAGAGATATATTTGCAAGCATATACATTTATGAG GGAGCACATTCCACATCCATCACCATTTGAAGAAGATATAGATGATGATATTTTAAAACTAGATACTGAAATGACTTTATTATTTGGTGAACTGCATACAGATAAATGGTTAAGCAATAAACCAGACATAGTACCGTTTTCAAC ATTAGATAAACTTGGTACAGGAATGCCATCAGAGGAACTGGGgcatataatttttacaagcgTTAGGAGGgatattttaaatgaagaaaatattctGATATTTCTAAGGGTTTTGTGGCTCAAAGCTAATATCTTTTTGTGCCAAGGAGATACAGACATCGTCATTGAGACTTTAGAATTG TTACTAAGTCATATGCAAGAATTAGCGAAACAAAACAAAATGGTTTATTTAAAATTGCCTAATTGTAAATATCATTCTAATATCAGTATTAAAATAGTGGAGAAGAAACTTAAATCTATTCAGAGAGGACAGAAATTAGGAGAAATACAAAATCTGTATGACGAAAAAAAATACGCTGAGCTAGCCTACATATTACAGGATACATTCAAGTTCGCAAAAcaaggaaataaatttttatccgTAAATGATAATATCGTTGATAGAGTACAACAGTTATCCATGTTACTAGATAGCTTATGGCAACTACAACAATACGAAGAATGTTATGTATGGGCGGAAGCTTGCCTCAACGAAGCAtggcaaaattatttaaatgcttCCGATGATATAGAACAAAAGAAATGGACGAGGTCCATCCTAATGGCGCTTGAAAAATTAGAAGCTTGTACAATTGAAGTAAGCACTTTTGTTGTAAAGTATTTACCGGAAGCACGTCTTTCGAGATTAGTACAAAATTTGGTTCACATTGTTTGCAATCAATTAGATGTATCGGAAAATACTGTAGAGATGCCACTTGAAACTGTCTTGCCTTGGATCTTATTGCATTATGTTTTGCAATATAAAGAAGACAAAGAGAGAGCAAAGGCTGAATCGTCATACAAAAATAAGCATAGTTCTAATTATTCTGAATCAGATGATGAGGATGAAGGTGTTCCAGCATCTATCatgattttatttattgccCATGACTTTATGGGAAGACACTCATGGTGTTGCTACAACGAAGCAAAACTCTTATTTTTCACTTTAAATTTAGTTATCCCAAAATTGGAAACTCCTCAATTTTCCAGTATAAAAAGtaaagtttcaaaatatttagaacaaatattttattgtctATATGGTCATTATAATAAAGTGAACAAAGGGCGACCAAAACATATAGAAGACCATGGAGTACCTCAAATGAAAATGACTTGGGAGGGAGCACAgttattgtttaatttttataaacccAAGCAAATACCAGAATTTCATTCACCCAGGACTTTAACAATTAATGCAGACACGGAAGATCTGTTTAAACGTATAATAAAGTTAATTCCTCAAGAAAGTGATCCGAATCAAGTGATTGATGAAATGATGGCTTATATAATGGGTGAACGAGACACAATGCCGACCGTTAAGAAGCTTCTGCCGCATTCCATGTCCACTATTTATTATCTCCTAGCAgatttttgtttcaaaaattGTAAATGGAGCCCAGCTATTCGGTATTATTTATTGGATTTATGTTTTCATCCAACAAGATTGAGTTCTTGGACTGGACTAGCGATGTCATCCGGCACCGTAATAGAAACCtggttaaataaatataaaccaAT AAACGAAGACTCACTTTTAGCAAAAGCGAAATTAACCCAATCCAGTTATCGACATGCTGTCGAATTAGATTCTTGTAATCATATTATTTGGACTGAATACGGGACATTCGCATATGTTGTTCATTCATTTTGTTCACGATTACTAAAACAAGAAACAGACACGTTAAGTATGGAACGATTTGAAATCTTAGAAactagaaaagaagaaatgttagaaattgcTTATCAGTGTTTTCAAGCATGTGCTCGTTTATTTATTGGTACTAAAGATGGAACAATACCGCATGATGAAAGATGGCTGTATCAATATATGCTCGGAAAGATAGCCGAAAAGAAAAACCAAGATCCTCCCATATATTTGGAACATTACGCGAAG GCTAGTGAATTATTATATCACAATAATGCACAATACCCACGTAGAATAAGTCATAAATGTCCACAGCATTTTTCGGTTGAAGCATTAGAAGTACACTATCGAATTCATGCGAGcatattaaaatatcttgaaCAGCATGAGGGGAAACCTCTAAAGAAGTCTTTGGGACAATTGCTCCAATTTCATCTTGAGAAATGTGCCAAAGGGCCTTTCATGAAGTATACTTCAAAACTAAATGAGAAGATTAAAGAGGAAAATCTTTTTACAAGTAATAAAAATGCTGGAGGAGAAGTGGAATTTACAGCTGAAGGAGACAGAAATATTGTTACGATCGGTCGACGTTCAAATAGCATTGAGGAGATTGAAATCATAGACAGAACAAATAAAGGGTTTGGAACGAGTCAACGTATTGAACAAGGGAAGACAGAAGCACGTAAGAGATCTCTCGCAGAAGTATCACAAGATAATGCAAAGAGGATAAAATTAGGTAACGTATCTCATTTGCAATTAATGCAAGACGTTGTAGCTTTAATAGATGACGTAATCACAAAAGTTTGTGATATGGTttcacaaaaagaaaagaacgatgaGATTATGGTATTATCGAGCGATGAAAGTAATGAATCAAAATCACAAAGAAAGAAACTAAAGAAAACTATTGAAAAGACAAAGGTGAATGTAAAATCAGAAGATAATAAGAAAGATTCATTAACATCTTTAAAAATTGGCACTGTTTTCGAAAGTGAAGGAAAATCGGAAAATGTCCAAGATTTAATGGACGCTCTTATGAAACAAGCGATGGAGATTAGTCAGGAAACACGACAATCTTCGCCTGAAGATGAAGATACAAGAAAGTTTGAAGGGAAGTGGTTACAAAACGAAGATCTGCAGTTAGGtaataaagaaatgaaagataaaCCTCCCGATAAAAAGAAACTTGCAAGTACTACGAAGGAAGAGCTAACTTTAAGTAGGAGAGGTTCGCAAGAAAGTACAACAACTACACAAACAACTACGACAACGACCGAAACGAATAATTCTAGCTCTAGCAGCAGCGATGAATCAAGCAGTAGTGATGATAGTTCTGATAGCGATAGTTCAAGTGACACTGAAAGCGACTCCGGTGAAAGTGaaagtgaaagaaagaaagaggactCGGTTTTtgtacaaaaagaagaaaatatgacTGAAGAAGAAGTTGCAACTCTAATAACATATTGTTTAGCTGGTCTAGAACAATGCATCCTAAGATTTTCAGAGCATTACAAATCGTTTTATAGATTATCGCATTTCTTCTTCAACAATAAGACTGCTAAGGACATAATAAAATGCAGGAATCTTTTGTTGGACAGTTATAATTGTCAATTTTATCGAGAGGAAAGATTTCAAGGACTATTTGCTGATAGAAAAAGCACTAATTTTTTCAAT GGCGTCTGGCACATACCAAATAGGGAAGTTGATAGACCAGGAAGTTTCGCATTTCATATGTCCCGTTCTGTAACGTTATTAATGCAAGTACTGAAAGAGACAAACGATGGTCGAATGTTAATGCAATTGAGTGTGCAACTTGGGAAGATTCCAGAATCAGacaa AAAATATTTACGTGATTCGGAAAGAGAGCAGCTATCTTGTCAAGCATTGACTCTTTGTTTACAATCTCTTAGAACTAAGATGCAATTAATGGGAACAAGTACCTCTGATCTTGCATCCAACACAAATACAGATGCTAGAACTCAAGTACTTCTTGACACATATTGGGTTTATCAGAGAGCTTTAAAAAGTTTTCAAACTAAGGAGCAAACTATACAAACACTTGCTTCTTTGTTGGTGGATACATATAAAACGTATATCGGCAATAAA AATTTGGAAGGAAATGTTTTGGAAACTGCTACAAAGTATTGTAATGATTATAATTACAATCGGACGGTTTTAAACAAATTCTTCTCCAGCCTTGACAAACCACCTACAGAGAATCAGACACAGCCTCAAGCGACATCTCCAACTCCT GTAGTCGCGTCCCAACCGCAAGTGACTTCTACGTCGCCACAATCTTCTCAAAATCGAAAACCATACCGAAATCTAACATCCACTGGTCGACCAAGAGGACGTCCACCCAATGTAAATAAATACCTACAAGCCATGCAGCAAAGTAGTAATGCAATGAATCAATTCAACGCGAAACCTCCTTTCGCTAATTATATGGGGGCATCAGGAAATCGTTCCTTGATGAATCCCTATTTTATACATCCATTAGTTGACCCAAATATGTTGTCCGCTTTATTAACAAGCGGCTTAGGCAACAGTATGATGGATCCTTTATCGGCAATGAATTACTTAAATCAAATAGGCAATTATCAGGATATTCTGAGACAGTATCAGAATAATCTTACTTCTTTGTCAAATTTAACCAGTGGATTAAGTAATACTATTGCCACTGCACCTAATATTAGCAGTGTACCTACAATGAGTACCTCCAGTTCCAGTATGAATGTTGCTCCTACCATGAGCAATTTGAGTAACTTAAACAATTTGACTGTGCAACAATTACTAAGTCTAAGTAATTCTACGGCAACAACAGTGCGTTCCACGCCTATGTATGAACAAGCAACCACGACAAAAACTACCACAACTGTATCAATAACTAAAGATAGACCTAGTATATCAATAACCCCAGTAAATACAGTACCACCTAAAAGTAAACCATCGAAACAGAGTCCACAAAATGACTCTCTACCGGTTCAACTTCCAAAATCTCTACAAATATCACAACCATCGAAGCCTATCTTACAACCACCAACTACGCAAGTGTCTCTGTTGAAGCCATCCATTATACAAACGCATGTTAAGACTAGCCCACCAAAACAAATAAGCGCTCCTCAAATTCGAGTGTCAAAGTCATTGACAGAGCCTCAACCAGCGCACAATCCTTCCTTATCGCATTCTCCTCTGAAAAGTAGTGCCACAACAAATCCATCTGTGATTCCTCAAGTTGTACACACAGTACTAAGTCCGTCGATTGGAATGAAACAAACACTGTCTATGAATGTACCAACTTCGCACTCAGGAACTTCATTACAACATAAATTATTGTCAAAGAAAAATTCTCAAAGATCGTATTCGCAGATGAATGTACAAAATGTAGTTAGAAAAACAAAACCAGCTAAAACAATGTCTGCGTTGCCGAGTAACTTATCGAATATATTGAGTGCGATGCCTGGGAACTCGACAATGACGCAATCTCCTTACATACCACCAGAATTGAGTGGAATCTCTGTAAGTCCGGTAAATCCTCAAGCTAGTTTGAAAAGTCCAAGTACAAAATATTCACAATACAAGAAGTCCTCTACGAAAACGAAACCAGCACCAATGGATATTTCTAGTTCTTTGCCGAGTTCGTATTCTCAAGGAAATTCCGTAGAAGCTTTCTCAATGCTTTCCCAATTGAAACAGCATTCGCATTTAGAAATTATACCTCAACAAAAACCTCAGCAAATGAAGACGGCTATGGAATACGCGAAAAATTTGTCTTCGGGAGTTAGTGTAGTTCAGCAAAAAGTGTCAGAATCTTTGAGGCCATCAGACTGCAAGAATATATATGACTTACCAAGAGGAAAGTCGAGTAATGTTTCTAGCAAGAAAGGAGAGAAATCCACTAATGATAGTGTTGAAATTATAACATTAGACGATTAA